From Streptomyces sp. NBC_00690, a single genomic window includes:
- a CDS encoding acyl carrier protein: MSDALTPQELADLMRKNAGIAVEPEHLADNLDSRFDAYGLDSLGLLGIVAALENHRGASMPADAEKCATPREFLALVNNTLTKSGA, encoded by the coding sequence ATGTCTGACGCCCTGACCCCTCAGGAACTCGCCGACCTGATGCGCAAGAACGCCGGAATAGCCGTCGAACCCGAGCACCTGGCGGACAACCTCGACTCGCGCTTCGACGCCTACGGCCTGGACTCGCTGGGCCTGCTCGGCATCGTCGCCGCCCTGGAGAACCACCGCGGTGCCTCGATGCCCGCGGATGCGGAGAAGTGCGCCACCCCGCGGGAATTCCTCGCACTCGTCAACAACACCCTCACCAAGAGCGGAGCCTGA